In Ignavibacteriales bacterium, the following proteins share a genomic window:
- the fabG gene encoding 3-oxoacyl-[acyl-carrier-protein] reductase: MGVLDNKVALVTGGARGIGREIALKLASEGAHVAFTDIRLEGAADEVMNLIRAKGVHSTAIQSDVRNLAEAQSTVDAVVKEYQHIDILVNNAGITRDNLIMRMSEDEWDSVIAINLKGTFNFCKAASRQMLSQRQGKIVNIASIVGVMGNAGQVNYSASKAGVIGITKTLAKEFASRNIQVNAVAPGFIDTEMTQKLTPQQRETLMNVIPMKRIAKPEEIANVVAFLASPAASYITGQVLNVDGGLVM, encoded by the coding sequence ATGGGTGTTCTTGATAATAAAGTAGCACTGGTGACTGGCGGTGCTCGTGGCATAGGCCGGGAAATTGCTCTCAAGCTTGCCTCCGAAGGTGCACATGTGGCATTTACTGATATCCGTTTAGAGGGAGCGGCAGATGAAGTGATGAACTTAATCCGTGCCAAGGGTGTTCATTCAACAGCGATTCAATCCGATGTCCGTAATCTTGCCGAAGCGCAAAGTACAGTAGATGCGGTGGTGAAGGAATATCAACACATCGATATCCTTGTGAACAATGCTGGCATCACGCGGGACAACTTGATCATGCGCATGTCAGAAGATGAATGGGATTCTGTCATTGCTATTAATTTGAAAGGCACATTCAATTTTTGTAAAGCCGCATCAAGGCAAATGCTTAGTCAAAGACAGGGAAAAATTGTCAACATCGCATCAATTGTTGGTGTCATGGGCAACGCAGGTCAAGTGAATTACTCTGCTTCGAAAGCAGGCGTTATCGGTATTACGAAAACACTTGCAAAAGAGTTTGCATCTCGCAATATTCAAGTAAACGCGGTTGCGCCGGGATTTATCGATACTGAAATGACGCAGAAACTCACTCCTCAACAACGCGAGACTTTAATGAATGTGATCCCGATGAAACGAATTGCCAAGCCGGAAGAAATTGCGAACGTTGTTGCCTTCCTCGCTTCCCCGGCTGCAAGCTACATTACCGGCCAAGTGTTAAACGTGGACGGTGGACTTGTTATGTAA
- a CDS encoding acyl carrier protein, which translates to MADTAEKVKEIIVSKLGVDAAQVTPEASFTNDLGADSLDTVELVMEFEKAFNIQIPDEDAEKITNVSDVLNYLKTKGI; encoded by the coding sequence ATGGCAGATACTGCTGAAAAAGTAAAAGAAATTATTGTGTCCAAGCTAGGCGTTGATGCCGCTCAAGTGACACCAGAAGCGTCGTTCACAAATGATCTCGGCGCAGATTCACTCGACACAGTTGAGTTGGTTATGGAATTTGAAAAAGCATTCAACATCCAGATTCCAGATGAGGACGCAGAAAAAATTACCAACGTGAGCGATGTGCTTAATTATTTAAAAACAAAGGGTATCTAA